attggTCTGATTGCAtgtttattaaacaaaatttaggggtcatttaaatttctaaaaaatatactttttttaatattttgaggaaTTATATAAATGGTTGAGTCGTTTATAAAAGCATTCAAACCATCCTTTGAGGTGAGTCCCCAAACTAGAGAAATTGAAGAAGTAATTTCGTTAGTTGGTTTGGTCCAATCATAAGTCAAATATACTGTTCTCGGTTCGTACACTTCTTTTTCATTCTAGCACTAGATTTATTGAAAGATCCACAataattttggagtaaatttttGAGACAATACGGGAATATTGCTACTCCACCGGCTATATGGGATTTTGGTCTTTTCATGGTTTccatataattcttataaaacgaATCATTAATCCGTTTGTCCTCTTTTAAAATAGCTTTATCAGATTGTTGCATACTTGTTGtagccttatataaaattaaaggtattggcatatttttattaaagtaaattctTCTTTGGAGGTTCAATATTTGTCGAAGGAGGTCCGAATTTCGTTCCAATTATCTTTATGAATACTACTGCTGTTCCATTTTATACTCAAAATTTCCACCATTCTACTAAATTTACAGCTTCTGACTTTAAGATCATCTTCAGGCTTCCAGGGGCCTAAAAATGTTATtgaggttttatttttattcactgtGAATcctgttttttcttaaaacttcaaaaaaaactcataagacctttaatttttgcaattatctGAGACTTAGAGCTTGTTTCTACATCtgtatacaattaaataatatgttgagGTCTCTCAAAGTTAATCAAAAATCGTCTTCGCCACTTTCTAACAACTATAACGAGTTTTTTGATTGCAGATGTGAAAAGAAGTGGAGACGAGTGGCGTTCCTAGTGACAGCTCTTTTCTAAGATGATTGTCTGGCTTATAGTCCGTCCAATGAGATCGTTAATTGATGTGGTATAACAAAAAAGGTACGTACATTggtaaaaaaacatttcgaaagaaactttttaaatgacatatttaaaaatatgcgtTTGTGAAATAGAGTCAAAACAGTACAAatgtatattactattattgctCAAATCTTCTTGCTACTATCTACTTTGTTAATTGCAGcttgtatattgtacaaacaTGGGAAATTTTCATATTGcttaattatcctttttattcttattatgaagaaaatgagTATTGTAATTGGTctataatatctataaattgtCCCATCTGTTTTTTTCGGAATCAATACAATTATTCCTTTTGTGTTATTTAGGTAAACATCCCAACTTTTCCATGGAACGTCCAATctttaaaagatacaaaatgaattaatcgtttaatttgaataaacttaTTCATAGCCTCCATCTGGACATTTTGGCTTTATTATCTTTATGATACTTTcctttaaatttagaaatattatctTTGGAGAAGATATAATTCTAAAGAACATTGGAAATTACCTCTCATTTAGTAAAGTGGCCTCTTTTTGTGCAACAATGTTTTGGAAAGGGTAATGAAAGTAATCTATAAATCCATTTACTGGTTTGGTTAAGACTTtttctaattgaataatttttcaacacCTTGGGAAGAAAATCtatctttcttaaaaaatttcttaaccTTTCTGCAAATAAATCCTTCTAACTCAACTCAATTTCTATAGTTctagaaaaatcaaataatctACAAAATTTGATCCATTATTGAGAATATTATTTGCTTGacttttgtgtaaaaaaaaatttcttcctaTCTTGCAAAAGAAACCATGAAGTTGttgaattaattacttttatgagCTTTTCTGTTGCTTTGTTGGATAAAAAAGAGTCATTAAACCtcctaacaattatttttttctaaatttctttttgtatttatcgtCTTCTATCAACCATTTTTGTATCCTTAACGGAGAAGTTTTATAAGGCTATTTCCAagcaaatatattaatgatcaGAGGgtgtttcatatttaaaaaaataattttttaccataTGTGTCAAAGTAGGAGAAATCAATTCTGGAAGACTGAGTCCCTCTCCTCCAAGAAATACTTCCTTTCAGACCGAATTTTTGAGTCAAGTCAACaagattgaaattaaaaattatattttgtagaacaGTAATTTGTAGATATTAGaaatatcaacatttaaatataaatagttttcgaattctaagaattattcaGTTTATTCAATACCccaatgaataaaaatagaaaacacaGTACATCATTGtaattataacttcatatatatCCATACTAGGGtggagtttattttttcaatttgataaatgttgAGCTCTGAGGGTCAAACGTCATGAAATATTTGAACCAAATAGCAATGCTCAGAAAGGTTATCTcagtctaaaataaaataaagttcaattactttatttattgattaaatttgaatatgaagactTTTTGTTTCAAGTAAAGGACAGAAAAAAGTCATTGTCTGTGCATTGAGTATTTATTAATACCTTAATTACGATTTTTAAAATGGGTTTAGCTTATAAAGTATCTTTCTTtgaaaaaaggttgaaaaaggtcaaatttatccTTAATAACCATCGTATCTACTTTCAGTAATAAATCCCCCATTTCTAATAATTTGGGacacataaattttatatgtagatatcATGTCTTTTAAGATCAGACAGATAggacatatagcaaaaaatgtaatttttagtagCCTTTCCTCTTTTTGAACAATTAGCACCAGCcactagtaaaaaaataatgaaatatgttttattgcaaattgattaaacttaatttttttattcctcaatATTGTTATAACACCAAGAGCTTATTTGGTATTCAGGTCAACccactcttttttgacaaaaatcgtaaaatttcaaacctttcttgccgttgagctacctttaaatatttttcataactgtTCAAAATTCATATACGATGTTTTTAGCctgaaatgaaaaatttacaacCTTCAGAGCTCAATATTtctccaattttaaaaataagctccaccttAATCTATACATTACATGgaaatcaatacaaaaattacaacaatgcacttattatttcaatttattttcccaatttaatgtttttttttgctgtctTCCTTTTTTCGAATGAAGCTGACTattcaaatctataaaatatttttctgaaaagaaattaaacaatttagaagaaacgaaattcaaaaaagttaaaaattcatgGCCATTAGCAGACTTGCTGTAGACTAATCCATGTCACATAGTCTTGTCACATCAGCATTTCttacagataaaatataaatatttttctaggatctttataagaaaaaggacaattttttattacatcaccatcatatatatatatatattagtaaatgatATATGTTAGCTAcagttataaacataaaataactcGGTCTCACAAGTCCACCCCTGTTTagttaattgaaaaaagaatcaataatttgatgGCTACCATTTTCATGGATTAAAATAGTAAGATTATTAGATGAGGTAAGCATATGCctaaaacattgatttattcCTACCACCTACGCGTATTACGGAGAGAAGAAAATTAGTGGATGTTAGTCACCAGCAATTAGTTGattctcattttattttcactttCAAGAAACTGTTGACAACTTTAGAAATGGGTTCCTTCCCAAGCTGTCTATACCATCCAAAGTGCCTCTGAAGTGGGTCAGAAATGATCTTCCGAAATAAAATAAGCTTTGCTATTGTCTCATTCAAAAGATTATTGGATGGTTCAGCCAGTTCCTTGATGTTTGCAAGGCagtcaaaaatgttttgtaagaCAGTCCTTCTTGTGAAGAGGCATATCTTGCCATGATTTGAGCCAAGTATAAAACGATAGTAAAAAATCGATCTGTTCTCTATTATCATCAGTGATTGGGGAAATTCTTTCGTCTCTCAACTTGATGCTAGACATCAAATAATTAACATTGAAGCAATTCCAacatttaagtaatattttaaagagcATTTTCCTAAAAGCCTTTCCAGAAGTCATTGCTATTTCTATAATGTTTCAAAGCTTCTGTAGTAGAATCAAGAAAGAACTTCAATGATAAACTGACTTAAGTTTGTTCAATAGGCTGAGGAAATAAAACATGGTTTGAttgtatatttgattcatttttttgaaaatatggtgAAACAGCATCAAAAGATATTGTTTCCTATTTACAAGAATATCTCTGTTCTTTAAAGATGGAGAACGGATTTTCAATATACAGtggaataaaaaactatttcctaatttgttcttaaaaaatttatggttgAACGAATGTCCATCAGTCAGGATGGCGACTAGTCAAAAAATCGACGACAAGAACAAGCCTTAGAACTTTGAAGAAccattttttcatgaattttgaATCACTTCTCGGTAAAGAAATCATTGCAACCCTCGTAGTTTTACCTGTCTACGGCACTTTTAACcataaaacaaaagatttttttggttGACCCATTATTCGTTGAGCTTTCCACCCTAGAATTCAACTGTTTGAGTGCACCTCGTCCATGATCATGGTGACCATTTCTGTCCTTAGCATCGagcaaaactattttataactcaaataatgAGATGTTGAGTTATTTATTCCTGCTTCCATTGATAAAATTCTGGTAAGTCTTTTGATGTGTGTTTCTGAAGGCAAAAGAATTAAGCCGAACGAAATTATTTGTCGATATCAAGTCAGACTTGTCATTTGTCATAACAGGGTCATTCCTAAAATTAGTAGAGAATATCATATCTCTTGTCATATGGAGGTTTTGGAGGAAGAAATAGCTGCTCCTGTATAAATTCaagataattacttttttccttaaAGTTATTGAGAACGTCTatgaaatcttttaaaataaaagattgttcTGTGTCGTCCGTATAACTTCTCaaataggataaaatatttttctcatatgaatccagaattattttttgtttcggacaaatattaacaactttttttggtGATTTAGACAGTTTCCcgtttttcaagaaaaaatacatactatTCATTGATTGCAAactaaatgcaattttttgagATGGTTATCaatagtcaatattttttttaaaagagggccacaatatctttcaaaatattgttgtatACCTTTTGCCTTATAAGAACGGTCACATTTTTCACTCAAATCCttatattttcaactttgtCCCTCTCTATGGAcctttttattagatcatcAAGTTTGATgtgtttgtattttaatcatttttaattttaaagcaaaataacaTTACGCTTGCTTCAAGGATGAACTATAGTCAATCTTAGTTTTTAAGTGTTGTAAATTATACGAATACTATATATCCACTTTATTAtgcttttatttatcataacttGTATATAAGTGGACGACttcgaatttaattataaatcacaaaaaagtATGTACAAGTTTCCACCTGTGTGAAATGTTAATAAATGTCATTGGAGATTTGTCTAATGACCAATCATATgctcattgcaaaaaaaaaaaaaaaaaactataacctTAGGAATTACATATGATGACTTCTGAAAATGAAAATCTCAATTCTTTCACATACAATATGCCTCATATCAACAAGTCGTTTTGTACTACTCCACATCTCAAAGCATGGGTTGCCTGGAATTAAAACGAAAAAAGTTGCACATTATAGTCGAGTTCATTGTGAATTTTTACTTCCAAATGTAGTTCGAAATTAAAGTaggtttaaatatttaactcatCTCTCACATACGCTACATCAAATACAACTAATAcagaacaagaaaaataatagagatacacttctattaaaaagttaaaagtatcgCCTTGAAATTTCTGGGGAAAAGAGTCATTCTGAGTATGTTCTAATTCTGTCACTATGAAGCTATAGGCAGGAAGATAGACAAttcagaatataaaataaaaaaatataaaagagattttgtagaaataagCGTACGGGCATACTGTTCACCTAGCCTCAATAGGATgctactttaattattaatatccaggattTGAATAACGCAACAGGACTTTTTATCACAGTAGTCATTCTTCATAATCAACTGATTAGTTTTGTCTCTACGCCACTTCGAATTATCCATATATCATTCCAAAAAATAGCTGTGAACATCCCATAAAAGAAGAAACCAAAACTTCAGTTCAAATTTGTAGAAGcttttatcatattttcccacaacaatttgtttttttccaatactaaaataattaaagttttttttttttttggctcattACATggtttttatagatttttattcattttgtaggTCCCTTTTCCCGAATGATCTTACTATTTAGTTAACTGACGCCTTTTaaagagtaatatttttatcttatttctatttcaattttgagtattttcaaaaaacaaaatgtaattcCTGCactaagatttaaaattagtatagatattgatttaaaaaatacaaatttagaagTTTCAGCAATTATGAAACTGTATATCAAtttccagaaaataaaaaggaaaatgtgGAAACGGGTCCAATCAATTTGTGTAATGGCaacaattcaataataattgaatgatatattattagaatagGGTAACAAACTGtaactttataaagttattcagacaattatatatttggagATTCTTGTAAATGGATGTAATATCTCATTATGTGGAAGAGTTCGTAAGTACGTCTCATATAAAGTATGAGAAGGGATTTGTTCGTAGTTGATCTGTgataaagacaaattttaatgtttttattttaacgtaAAAACttcagaatttaaaatatcaggAGAGGTCTTCAATGGagacgaaataaataaaatgttactgATCCTCTAAACATCTATGTTTTTTTGTGTTCGTTCAGTGAAgtatgttttctttaatttgatctGTGAACTAAGGCTGAAGTTGGATTGGGTCGTTTTTCATTGCCTTGTACTCATCATGGTATAGATAACATTTAGCTGCTCTTTCTGGTATAGATCATCAACCATCTAAGCCATATTCTGCTAATTTGTCATCTctcaacttttaataaaatataatttgcgtTGCTACGATTTGTGAAGTATaatccttaatatttaaatttatattttccccttTGGCTGTCTTTGATTTGCAAGATAGATAAACAAATATGATGTGCAGTCAAAATTATATACCATATTCCAGATTTCTTTGTTATTTGAGCTTTTATCTCTGAATTCAATAGGCTTCTAACTTTTCCAAGAAAAtccttgtatttaaaaaaatattcagctcTTTTTATGCTAATTTAGCaccccttaaaatattttttttcagagagACAAAAACCTCCTCACCTCTTGTCGCTCTGCAAGTTGTTTAAGCCATGAAATTACTCATATATACAGATGTACTATATTTGATATACAGATCGATCAGTgaagtaaatatcaaaattttgacaTCTATGATCAATAATGAAGATCAACAACTGTACACATTATAtgtttgaataacaaaaaaaaaaaaaaagagtatataaaTACGATGCCACTCAAACAGACTTATCAATCAAGTTTGTGAGACCATGATTGGAAAAGCGTTTGTTATTCTTATCTTGACAAGTCAGGTCTTGTCAAATGGTGagagtattttattcaattcttcataatattacatttctattaatttttgccTTATGGTTCAACAGAATGTGGATCCCTTATTAGTTCTTGCACTGGAGATTTGCCAAAAAAGTTCCTTGGCTGGTTTCTTttggaattataaaatttcaacagaAAGTAATGTACGGATAATAGAATCATGCAACGGTTTAATACTTGATCAGTATAACATATTAACGGTTGCTACATGTGTTGATCCAAACCTCACAATtcaagtacataatttttttctgtacgTAAACAAATAAAAGCTATCTTTCGATATTTTTAGGTTTATGCTGGTCCAGGATCCCGCGGTCAgaaattggaaattaaaaatattcatagacatgaaaaatttcaggcTATTACTTATAAGAACAATATTGCTTTAGTTACTTTGAAAAAACCCATTGACTTTACGGAAGGCGCCTCAGCCGTCTGTCTACCAGAAAAAACAGAGACTCCACAAGGCAAAAAACTTTTCTGTAAGTAAAAGTATAGAATAAATAGTctacattattttgatcaaaaagagGATGATTAAAGCAAAGATTAATTAGGTGGGGGTGGGCGATGTTGATCCCCAtagaaatttggagtttttctcTAAGAGTATACTaaaaattttaccatttttataacagtaaatagattattttattgtggtcaaataaaaagaagtaaaaatttttatttattatcttataaatttatcttttcaaaaaaaaaaaaaaaatgaataatattaataactatatttggaataattaataatgattatgcTCCTTATAACAGTATCTGGGTACGCCAGAGGAGGAGATGGATTAAAAGTATCGAAGGTTAAGTTCATTAAAGATCGAGctaatttgtgtaaaaatgcTAGAAGAAGACTTGAAAGGCCAAATTCAGACAAAGAATTTTGTACAATGTCAGAAAATATTGGAGAGTGCACAAGAGAGAAAGGTTCAGGTCTTATAGGAAAAAGCAAAATAACTGGAAAATGTACATTATATGGTTTGTTAGCACCTATGGCTTATTGTGATAGAAAATATGGTAACGTCGCAGCAAATATTGCTCAATATCGTGATTGGATAGATGAgaatatggagaaaaaataaaaaaaatcaataattaaattttttaatgatttttaataaatttatcattgcTAACAGAATAATcgttgaataaaatttatttttaacaaaagtacATATAAGAATGAATACTTATAGAAACACTGTTTTCCATGCTAAAAAACTAAAGGTTGATAGTAAAGATGCAAAAATCTTCAGAATCCTTgtgatcatatttaaaaaaatatatatttgtgcttGAATTTAGTTTACTTCCTTATTCAGaaagttcaaaaatgtatgCAAGGAATTTTAGATCGAGCTTTTTAATTAACTCGGAAACctcattttaaaaggaaaaggggaaaaattgaagaaaaacaaaagacaTGAGAGAtagttctcttttttattttcctttttgtcaCCTGTgcattaatctttttatattaattactgTACAATTACTCCAACTTTACTacctaattatttattgtttagcCAACAATGAAATtagcttttgttttttattttgaacaaagttaaaattaattagccctttattttttttttaatatgggaacttcaattaatattctaaaatatgttttatattttaataataagtgaaAAAGCTTTGAATGGGtccatatttttgtgtttaacGGTATATAAGATGTGTTCTAAAAGTAAGATGACTTTGtagttaaaggaaaaaataatccccttcataatAATCTTTCTCAGTTAAAATAAACTTGTGTCAACAATTCTTCCAATCCTTGAAAGACTTTTTACATGCACTTTTTGGTATAGTCTTATGCTCGTCCagctataaaatttttatcttccCAATTGTTGCAAATCGTCGTCCTTTAAATGTCTCTTCACTTACACTGTTCTAATGCTcattagatacaaaaaaattgttatatgaCTAACAgcagtatatatatgtataatatttatatacatttttttaaacaatatctgAGTATAACGAAGAACAAAAAACATTGCAAGTATCAAAAGGTTtactaaaattacatatttcaaggttgtttccaaaaaaattaaatttttggaaacatctttagatttttgattcttttttgtttttaaagtttattttttttgttaaaaccaatgaatagtttttttgggggggggaataattaaagatttttgattttaatttttgtatttgaaaaaaaatccaaaaccaagaTCCCcaccccaaatataatcctctGGACGCCACTGAGGTAGCACTGTGTTGGTTCTTATTAATTTAGTCCAGTTTAGGCACTTCTGAGGACAGGTTGTATCGGTCTTTTGGaccaatatttattagtatttaggactgatatgcaggacacAGCTCTACTGTACAAGTAATTGACATTTTGAAACAACTAAATTTTCCT
The genomic region above belongs to Lepeophtheirus salmonis chromosome 8, UVic_Lsal_1.4, whole genome shotgun sequence and contains:
- the LOC139906209 gene encoding trypsin Tyr p 3.0101-like, which gives rise to MNVDPLLVLALEICQKSSLAGFFWNYKISTESNVRIIESCNGLILDQYNILTVATCVDPNLTIQVYAGPGSRGQKLEIKNIHRHEKFQAITYKNNIALVTLKKPIDFTEGASAVCLPEKTETPQGKKLFLSGYARGGDGLKVSKVKFIKDRANLCKNARRRLERPNSDKEFCTMSENIGECTREKGSGLIGKSKITGKCTLYGLLAPMAYCDRKYGNVAANIAQYRDWIDENMEKK